The Megalops cyprinoides isolate fMegCyp1 chromosome 10, fMegCyp1.pri, whole genome shotgun sequence genome window below encodes:
- the cacng7b gene encoding voltage-dependent calcium channel gamma-7 subunit — MSSCSSRALTLLSSVFGACGLLLVGVAVSTDYWLLMEEGIVLQQNQSLEVKMALHSGLWRVCFVAGTEKGRCVASEYFTEPEIEITTENTANILKMVRTATPFPMVSLLFVFTAFVISNIGHIRPQRTILAFVSGIFFILSGLSLVVGLVLYISSINDEVMNRPREPEQFFHYHYGWSFAFAASSFLLKEGAGVMSVYLFMKRYAEEEMYRPHPALYRPRLSECSDYSGQFLHPESWPPPQRGRSASEVSSDISIQLNQTPPPPTKNNPPQNPPVGVIGASSGSSSGASYQLPPPSSYPHSHTLHSTHTLSHAQAAMPVSNPQSLPLAMPPSSVPPPRYHTHLRMSASPC, encoded by the exons ATGAGCTCGTGCAGTAGCCGGGCTCTCACGCTGCTGTCCTCCGTTTTCGGGGCCTGCGGCCTGCTTCTGGTGGGCGTGGCCGTCTCCACCGACTACTGGCTGCTGATGGAGGAGGGCATCGTTTTACAGCAGAACCAGAGCCTTGAGGTCAAGATGGCGCTTCACTCTGGCCTGTGGAGGGTCTGCTTCGTGGCCG gAACAGAGAAAGGCAGATGTGTAGCATCAGAATATTTCACTGAGCCAGAAATCGAGATTacaactgaaaacactgcaaacatACTAA AGATGGTGAGGACAGCGACGCCGTTCCCCATGGTGTCCTTGCTCTTCGTCTTCACCGCCTTCGTCATCAGCAACATCGGGCACATCCGGCCGCAGCGGACCATCCTGGCTTTCGTCTCGGGAATCTTCTTCATCTTATCAG ggctcagcctggTGGTGGGGCTGGTGCTCTACATCTCCAGCATCAACGACGAGGTGATGAACAGGCCGCGGGAGCCCGAGCAGTTCTTCCACTACCACTACGGCTGGTCCTTCGCCTTCGCCGCCAGCTCCTTCCTGCTCAAAGAG gGGGCCGGGGTGATGTCTGTATACCTCTTCATGAAGCGCTACGCAGAAGAGGAGATGTACCGGCCACACCCAGCCCTTTATCGCCCCCGTCTGTCGGAGTGCAGTGATTACAGCGGGCAGTTCCTGCACCCGGAGTCCTGGCCCCCACCGCAGAGGGGCCGCAGCGCCTCCGAGGTCTCCAGCGACATCTCCATCCAGCTCAACCAGACGCCCCCTCCCCCGACCAAAAACAACCCCCCACAGAACCCCCCCGTCGGGGTAATAGGGGCTTCTTCTGGCTCCTCGTCCGGTGCCAGCTACCAGctgcctcccccctcctcctacccccactcccacaccctCCACTCCACCCACACCCTCTCCCACGCCCAGGCTGCGATGCCCGTCAGCAACCCCCAGTCCCTCCCCCTTGCCATGCCCCCCTCCTCCGTGCCCCCGCCCCGCTACCACACGCACCTCCGGATGAGCGCTTCGCCCTgttag